The following proteins come from a genomic window of Actinopolyspora saharensis:
- a CDS encoding SAM-dependent methyltransferase, giving the protein MALATVFARVFGDDLPIEFRAYDGSRHGPSDCSTAIVLKSPLALGHLASAPGELGLARAYVNGHIEVEGDMYTALAAFPPIRISDIPLRQRIELAVRLGAHRVWWPVSPPAEENRAARGRRHSKSRDSRSISYHYDVSNQFYEWVLGPSMTYTCAVFERQDATLEQAQREKHDLVARKLGLREGMSLLDIGAGWGGMVLHAAENYGVRAIGVTLSEEQADWARQVIAERGLSHLAEVRYQDYRDVPESGFDAISSIGLTEHIGRDQLPGYFRTLRDKLKAGGRLLNHCITRPDGSYPARPGKFIGRYVFPDGELESPAEILGRMNDNGFEVRHEENLREHYALTLAGWCANLDRNWRKAVAEVGPGRARVWRLYMAASRLAFERNEIQLHQTLGVRSDGGVSSMPLRPDW; this is encoded by the coding sequence CGACCGCCATAGTGCTCAAGTCCCCCCTGGCGTTGGGTCATCTGGCCTCCGCTCCGGGGGAGCTGGGGCTGGCACGGGCCTACGTGAACGGGCACATCGAGGTGGAAGGGGACATGTACACCGCGCTGGCGGCCTTTCCGCCGATCAGGATCAGCGACATCCCCCTGAGGCAGCGGATCGAGCTCGCGGTGCGTCTCGGAGCGCATCGGGTGTGGTGGCCGGTGAGTCCCCCCGCTGAGGAGAACCGGGCCGCTCGCGGGAGACGGCACTCCAAGAGCAGGGACAGCCGCAGCATCTCATACCACTACGACGTGTCCAACCAGTTCTACGAGTGGGTGCTCGGCCCGTCGATGACCTACACCTGCGCCGTGTTCGAGCGCCAGGACGCGACTCTGGAACAGGCGCAGCGCGAGAAGCACGACCTCGTCGCGCGCAAGCTCGGGCTGCGCGAGGGGATGAGCTTACTGGACATCGGGGCGGGCTGGGGTGGCATGGTGCTGCACGCCGCCGAGAACTACGGTGTGCGCGCGATCGGCGTCACCCTCTCCGAGGAGCAGGCCGACTGGGCGCGGCAGGTCATCGCCGAACGGGGGCTGAGCCACCTGGCCGAGGTGCGGTACCAGGACTACCGCGACGTCCCGGAGTCGGGATTCGACGCGATCAGCTCGATCGGGTTGACCGAGCACATCGGACGGGACCAGTTGCCCGGCTACTTCCGGACCCTGCGGGACAAGTTGAAGGCGGGAGGACGGCTGCTCAACCACTGCATCACCAGGCCGGACGGTTCCTATCCCGCCCGTCCGGGCAAGTTCATCGGCCGCTACGTGTTCCCGGACGGTGAGCTGGAGTCCCCGGCGGAGATCCTCGGGCGGATGAACGACAACGGGTTCGAGGTGCGCCACGAGGAGAACCTCCGGGAGCACTACGCCCTGACGCTGGCCGGGTGGTGCGCGAACCTGGATCGCAACTGGCGCAAGGCCGTGGCCGAGGTCGGTCCCGGTCGTGCCCGGGTGTGGCGGCTGTACATGGCCGCCTCGCGGTTGGCCTTCGAGCGCAACGAGATCCAGCTGCACCAGACGCTGGGGGTGCGCTCCGACGGTGGTGTCAGCTCGATGCCGCTGCGCCCCGACTGGTGA